The Dreissena polymorpha isolate Duluth1 chromosome 2, UMN_Dpol_1.0, whole genome shotgun sequence nucleotide sequence tcatatcgccgaacaaattaggattggtatatagttcggccaaagagtgtttctttgtactttctattacgagtttctacgagttactcactatacaagttattttttaccccaaacttggtgaatatgaatgaatatagcaattatgataacaaatcaatctagaaggctaaacgttcagagaaggcacacaaaaattcagtcggataaatggaaacaaacattttgttcaagcataacaaacaaacacttttagatatgataagataaatgtaaataacataaaaaaaactactgctaaactactgctacaatgtgaagaatacaaatgaatattttgtcaattttacaaaatttgttttgaatgacaggtgtctgacttgcagttgagtacttaatagttattttaaagtaaaaatttaccaatatgtaaattattgcgtaaatatcgcactagaattgattaaatagttgttaaatattacaataatttcctacacagacttttgtgcatttgttttgcgtgtagatattcacattaactatcaattcacatatttgctttgtgtatataattggtatgtttattttcagaattgagtcacactgttataatttccctgttggtacatattatttttaagttggcaccaacaagggtctaacaattgattCACATGTGCTAtccccagtaagtatatatactaaaatgtaagtgatgcaaaataatattaaactacgtgtttgataagtgtttgctttggtacatatttaattattagtgtttttataaaatgataatgctgtcaaaagCAGCgatgattatacgtgtataacaacattaattataacttttatattgttttcaacaaataatatatggttgacacatcggcataaattttcagtgcttaaaatacactctttcttttatattttatgcaaaaattaggtacataagttggtttacataaaggtagtttgaacaaaatacgtgaattcaaatcttgaaaaaaggtgtttggtttgcaagggaaaactaagcgattgccagtgactattttccttaaaatataatctgttatttcgacaggtagaatttaatgtaagttcattattaacgttaacccgtttttggcattctctactcaaacaagtgcatacataatgtatttttttaatacagcacatgtgtaatggtatcacagttgtagaattggaattcatatattataacaataaatactgatcattattcagattgacctaccgccgtagactaagtcactggcgcatcaaaatgcattgttatcaagtcgttttgctagtttactaaactattttgtttctcaggcctcgccacattcgttgtgaaacgttcatgattgtttaaagttacagattttattatttttgaaaatgcaataaatgtatttaagacaatttaagtgaagtggaagttgccCTGCGTGTGAATGActtttctgatgtttacctgtttcaggggattaaatgcatgagttattttataatgtcagagtaaggacaaagtaaatttacactactcaatctacatgcttatgggcagttctacttttaggataaaaaacttcatagtacgtgaacatcgtgaatatttttttctgatggaaaaaaggaattaaacaaataagccgcctccccctctccttcattcggtttgacaaatagcgtggcctaaaacaaaaacattattttttagttttaagaacgaattgtattcatttgttgattaattcacCATGATTGatatggtataatgcagcacttgcatgtttgtagtcggcttatagctaataaagtcataaatgtattgtttgatttgcgttatgtctAGTATGCTTAtattgatgtgaataatatttgagtcaatcaaatgcGGCATTTTTGCagaacttatataaggtcatataataaacatatttaatttaaatattgtttcatacatattctattcaatttttgtactaacttaaatattatccatgaacgtgcacgccattgtcctatcaacaacggtaccatgattacacacaattacccctgttggtaaacgcaagttccccgttggacattattgaagttccacagggatagcgcgcttaagttcctctcttggtaaacacaattcccctgttggcacacattaaagttccacggttggtacgcacatagtacccctgttggtatacaccgttccccagttggaacacattgaagtgccacagttggaacgcactaagttcccctgttggtatacaccattcccctgttggtacacattgaagttccatagttggtacgcacttagtacccctgttggtatacaccgttccccagttggcacacatcgcagttcctcatttggtacgcacataattccccggtgtgcatgtaaaattttctttgatttattaccctatttatcataattgttatgtcaaaatcgtattttaggttcgaaacttgtctgttttttatcactttcagctttctagaatatgtggaaatggtggtccccggttggtaggtttagaacacatttccccggttggaaggttttacaagtatgtgtgtgtgtgtgtgtgtgtgtgtgtgtgtgtgtgtgtgtgagtttgtaaaacctaccaaccggggaaaatcgtatgaatacacaccaacaaaccggggaacacctaccaaccggggaattccccggttggttttaggcgaaaatctctaatctacgtgtatgaaataccaaactgtcaatttaaattagaaatccaacgccttccccgattagcgggtttgtggcatgcacaaaatatacacaaatcttgaccatattacaatcgagtgtgtatccaggcttataacagttccccggttgcgctgtttaaaaatcatacactcggtatttatatcatttagtgaaagtaagttggaaaaatggagtttcgagcgaacaaacgcattGAAACAAAggtaagtttttttaattatgtttacaatttgTAATTACTATTAAAAGCGCTTTgatgtaaacgttaaagtaatactgaaagacgaattctaaagatcgatttatataaatatcatttgattacaaagcttgttttacggtacatatttcacgaatatatttcataaatatacgttaaacatatatatatatatagtggagctatcctactcaccccggcgtcggcgttagcgtgagcgttggaatgttaaagtttgcgtaccacctcaaatattgtctatgtcccttgacatattgcttttatattttgcatacttctttaccaacatgaccccaatctataaacaagagcagacatctgtAACAAGCATCTtgtaagaattattgccccttttttccacttaaaatatgcatattattgataaatctttgttaaagtttacttaccacctcaaatattttctatgtcccttgacatattgcttttatattttgcatacttctttaccaacatgaccccaatctataaacaagagcagacaactgtaacaagcattttgtaagaattatggcccctttttccacataaaatatgcatattattgataaatcgttgttaaagttttcgtaacacctcaaatattttctatgtcccttgacatattgcttttatattttgcatacttctttaccaacatgaccccaatacataaacaagagcagacaactgtaacaatcATTTTGTAaggtaagaattatggccccttttttccacttaaaatatgcatattattgataaatctttgttaaagtttgcgtaccacctcaaatattttaattgtcccttgacatattgctttcatattttgcgtacTTCTTAACCaccatgaccccaatctataaacaagagcagacaactgtaacaagcattttgtaagaattatggccctttttccacttagttactttgaatattttgttaaattttgtgtttacatcgactttacttctaaagtatcaaggctattgctttcaaacttcaaattctttcttactatcatgacggtactgtacctggcaagttgaattttaccttgacctttgacattgaatctgaaggtcaaattaataaattttgattaaattgccataacttctttatttaggatcagatttgattcatactttgacaaaacaacacttacctgatataccacaatgtacttcacccaaaccatcccacacgCCCCACCCTAGAACCCCCCCCCacaaaagaaaaataaaaaataaataaataaaataaatatgttttttgtttttcctcattttttaaacatgttaaaaatacataagcgatcaatatgtttcaagtaTGGTCCTTTTCCAGTTAGAATATAACTatagtaccttgaccttattgaatatgaacaatttccccatgatggcttactttacactgtcaagcacttgaatagtcgagcgcgctgtcttctgacagctcttgttgtttttctcatcgacatttccattttaacatttagtagGCAAAAGGGTACAAGTCCCCTTGATCTCGCAAGAATGTACTGCCAGAATTACGTTGATCCACcaggttttgaagtaaaaaccgtcaatgatatcataggtacaaatatttttgtatctggttATGCTTAATGtcgtttagaaattataaaagaacatcgttgcccctttccattaaaaagaagaaaacaaacatggacgATTGGGTTACTTAATCCTGGGCAGAAGTATGGAAGTagcataaagatttattgattatttatgaataaaaaaactattggcgcctatatctagccttcaattatatgaccaaaatgagtattaatataaaatgtctacacatataaatatttcaggCGAAGGAGTCTTTGCCAGTAAGCCTTTTAAAAAAGGAGACTTTCTTCTCGAATACAAAGGGGATCTGATAACACGAGTAAAACATGCACGGCAAATCTTgctggtaactacaaattatcttcactttgcacatcaaacgtttaaatcacgccattagaagaagaattatctttagttttttcaccataataattaaatatggcatGCGCGTTATTTTAGTATAAAGCATcagaagtgtttatttaaatgtcttattcagcattgacgctaccaacgatatatttcatgagggtcgaatgataaatgatgccgaAAATGGAGTCGCAAAACAAACttgtgtaatgaaaatagttgaagtcaacCAAACTCCCCATCTATGCACTTTCGCCGACAGAGACATTGCAATTGGCGAGGAACTCCGATATGATTATGGAGTACCAACACTTCCATGGATTAAAGGTACATTCTATTGTAAAAATGTCATCTGTGATGGatttatcactgatatttatcaaatatcacattttaaattagcttcaaatgtcttttgaattattatttttataaacatagccaatcagttttatgattacattcatgttcattcatgagttattcattttaaatacagatattcaaatatctttttgccgtgaattaaaatgtttaatcattgaacgtcgtcaagctctacttgaaatgcgttctgtctgatattgtgtttgttttttgcattttcagaaatgcacggaacaaaaaagggtatgtttcacagtgattttgtTATAACTATACATGCCTTTATACATATTATGAACATAATGAAATTAATGTAAATGTTGTACAAGGAATTAATGCCAATGCGTTgtactaaatggtttcatgaataacgaactttttaactctgactagattatgtgttataccattttttattgttgttttgaataggcaacacaatgactactagatctacggacagccaggaaccaggacaaacaacatccgtacacacggaagaagtcgatgagacggtttgtaatatttcactatgtcgaagctactaaggcgtattttctggtttggtttagtcttcagtgaaatgggcgtaattttgccttaaattatattgtgccaatatttattccgggtgatgctaattggtatttgggataaacataacacgtacgtcgatgatcattatattaacatgttatagcacacgttatgcgaattttaaaagaataaaatattgtttaccagttgaagtgactttgaactacttgtctttcaaaatcttcatatacacaaagaattttgaatttacacctgtcaatgaaactggtgcgcatgtgtattaaccactgtagtttataaacatcgactttatcataatcacaaaaacgttaattatcgcttatccaagaagtgtaatatcattaattttaattttcagtgtaagacttatacgctgccaatttctgtgtatgaaactctgagacattagtaaatttaacttgcgtgttacTTATAAACtttggttgatattttatcttaacgacaaaaaaaacaatagcgtctactcgatattttgctataCGATTCATTAtgacatgggtaagaaaagatTTTATATAGTTCATTTTACACAaaccaccgcacaatacatacaggatttaccgtgaaccacagtccgttcgccagttcttttttcttccaacacCTTTGTCTagagaagtacaatacctttcatttaaccgtgcatacattttgtcttattagtatctgtaaaaattattccttgtatactttttcgaactttgataacatgtttggaacaacctggtatatgttaaGACATGCTACGTCGGTGAATTCAGCCAATCTTTAATAAAGCTTGATACGTTCAATATGAATAATCAAagatatgttaaatttgaaaccgttttgttaaaattgatcatttaaatgcaacctttaaaaatgttttatgagtgtttttcagtttgttattatgtcgacaaaacaagctatcaatctgtttcaaatcttccccaatgacagtgaacggcaaaaaataaaacatgtgatgtaagataagcaaaagtaaactattttggacgaaggtgaattaaacttgtattataccatcggttgcaaacatttacacaaaattctCATGTCACTTAGATTTACTACATCATAATAAAAAGCCACATGAGTGATGATATCACTTGAAAATGCTGCTTATAAAGAATAGCAATTTCAACTGATACTAAGTAACGTGGATGTATGAATCTTACTCTATTATTGTCTCATTGAATTGTGTTGCAGAGTACTGAAACTAAAGAACATAGCGACACTGCACAAGAGTACAATTCACAAGATGCTGcagaaaatatgttgaacagTGAATCAGCGGATATCGATGTACGTAAACTTATTACGATTTTGTGATTGCAAtacagtacacacatttaaacattttatttaagattaTATATAGTTCGGATTTTGTTCAAgctctgggcccgtattcactaaccgattcttagacttaagaataaagaatagacttagaaccaataaaaatgtgttcagtgtttgaatatatacaggcctccactggtgataatgtcattaacaaaatgttctatatgaaaaataatatagaaagaggtgtttactgcagagtttgattcaaaattaaagaaattattgaatattttaatttaaagaattttctttattcttagacttaagtctaagaattgtttggtgaatacgggccctagTATCAAACTGTAATTAAGACATGCATTCTGGTAAGTGTTATGTtacacttacacatttttatggatgtagttcaccaacaacaaattatgatgttgtaagattttcatatgtttatatgatctcacacacaggaaaacaactgtattttacAGGATAGTGACAATGACAAAGACTATATTCCGGAAGAAGGCGATGCATCGTCAGATGAGTCGATAGTTGTCGAACTCATACCAAACATTCAAAGATTTCAAAAGAAGACAGCGTCAACACTACCTCCTGTTGAATCCTTGCAATCTCGTGAACGTGACGAATCATCCGCAGAGGCACACAAAACCAACATCACCATCGCTCAAACAAATAACAGTGAATACAGACATTACGATAAGagattttattgcatgttttgcgaaaaggctcaaacaaaactaaaaaaatatttgcttTCGCAGCATACAGATGAGCAAGATGTGAAAGATCTATAAAATACGGAAAAttcagcagaaaataaaaaaaatgtatgaaaaaatatgGAACGTTGGGAACCATCTCCATAATGTTAAAGTATTGCGAGATGGCCAAGGACAGCTGTTTGTGTCATACAGACAACGTTACAATCAACGCGTAGCTGCAGACGAGTATGGACCTTGTCCTTACTGTTACGGGTATTACCCGAAGAAAATCCTGTGGAGGCACAATCAAAAATGTAAGTTTACAAATGCAGCGGGATCGAGAAAACGACTCGCTTTAGAGAGCAGCGTGCTATTACCAAAATCAAAAGAAGGAAGCACTATTTTAAGACGAGTAATCGAGTCCATGAGAAACGACGAAATAAGTCGCATAGTCAAAAGTGATAGTACAATCCTTGCATTCGGTGAAAAACTCTGTACAAAAAGGGGCCATGATGAAGAGCAACACAATTATATTAGACAGAAGTTAAGAGAAGTTGGTAGATTGCTAAAAGACTTGCGATAATGTTCAGGCAATGTTGAAAAGTCTTTGGAGAATTTCATGTATCCAGATGCtttcaaatttattacacaatcttGCAAAAACGTTGCAGGCTGGTGTACATCATTAGCCTTAAAGATTGGCACAACGGTTCAGAAATGTCTAAAAATTCTAATTTCGAAACGAATCAAAACAAACAACCGGGATCTGCAAACAAGGGCTGAGGAGCTTTCCaaactatttgaaattaattggaCGGATGACGTGTCTTCCAATGCCTTAAGAACACTTCATGAGGCTAAGCAGAACAGTCAGAAAGGACTGTTGCCATTGACAAATGATGTCAAAGTAATGTCTGAATACTTACGACATGTAGCAGAAAGACATGCAAATACCTTACAAGGATCAGCAAGTGATTGCGAGAAAAGGCAAGCATGGCATAAGTTGTCTGAAATCTGCTTGTGCCAATCTATTCTGTTTAATCGAAGACGATCAGGCGAGCTGTCAAAAATGACAGTCGAAgaatattcaaaaaacaaattgacaaatgacgatggagaattagatggatgtttaacaaaactggaaaaagACCTGTGCCGTTATTATTTCCGTACAGAGATTATTGCAAAACCAGGTCGAATAGCTGCAGTACTGTTTCCAAGACAGGTGAAAGAAAATATCGACCTCCTCATACGCAGCAGAAATTCTCTAACAAACTGTTTCAATAGTAAATATCTTTTCCCAACAAAATCTGCATCATCGCATATTCGTGGGACAGATGTATTACGTTCGATTGCAATTGACTGTGGAGCTGAACATCCGGAAAGGCTCCGTTCTACAAAGTTAAGGAAACATATTGCCACAATGACTCAGCTTTTTAACTTGTCTGACAATGATTTAGACATTCTAGCTAAATTTCTTGGTCACGACATTCGGGTACATAGAGAATTCTACAGATTACTAGATGGAACCATGCAGGTTGCCAAAGTCAAGAAGCTGCTCATGATGATGGAAAGTGGACAAATTACCAGAAATTCTGTCAATTCGCTAGACGatatgtgatatgtaaatgcaTGCACAAAGCTAATAATTAATCATGATTATACACTTTGCGATTTTATGCTATAATGTCGGTTGTTTTTagtgattaatcattatgttaaccatgttatctgccatctggaatgtaattaagtgttttgacatgtatgcgaaattgatcttgttcgatttggtgcggtatattcagaattgagtcacactgttataattttcctgttggtacatattatttttaagttggcaccaacaagggtctagcaattgatccacatgtgcactccccagtaagtatatatactataatgtaagtgatttaaaataatattaaactacgtgtttgataagtgtttgctttggtacatatttaattattagtgtttttatataatgataatgctgtcaaagtcagcggtgattatacgtgtataacaacattaattataacttttatattgttttcaacaaataatatttggttgacacatcggcataaattttaagtgcttaaaatacactctttgcattatattttatgcaaaaattaggtacataagttggtttacgtaaaggtagtttgaacaaaatacgtgaattcaaatcttaaaaaaggtgtttggtttgcaagggaaaactaagcgattgccagtgactattttccttaaactataatctgttatttcgacaggtagaattaaatgtaagttaattattaacgttaacccgttttttggcattctctactcaaacaagtgcatacatactgtatttttttaatacagaacatgtgtaatggtatcacagttgtagaattggaattcatatataatcacaataaatactgatcattattcagattgacctaccgccgtagactaagtcactggcgcatcaaaatgcattgttattatgtcgttttgctagtttactaaactattttgtttttcaggcctcgccacattcgttgtgaaacgttcatgattgtttaaagttacagattttattatttttgaaaatgcaataaatgtatttaaaacaatttaagtgaagtggaagttgACATGCGTGcgaatgaattttctgatgtttacctgtttcaggaGATTAAATGCacgagttattttataatgtcagagtaaggacaaagttaatttacactactcaatctacatgcatatgggcagttcttctacttttaggataaaaaacttcatagtacgtgaaaatcgtgaatatttttttctgatggaaaaaaggaattaacaaataagccgcctctccctctccttcattcggtttgGCAAATAGCGTGGcctcaaaaataacatttgtttttagttttaagaacgaattgtattcatttgttgataaattgcaccatgattgttatggtataatgcagcacttgcatgcttgtagtcggcttatagctaataaagtcataaatgtattgtttgatttgcgttatgGCTCTTATGCTTtttttgatgtgaataatattttagtcaatcaaatgaggcatttttgtagaacttatataaggtcatataataaacatatttaatttaaatattgtttcatacatagtCTTTGGgtttcaatttttgtactaacttaaatattatccatgaacgtgcacgcaATTGTCCTATTAACAACGGTACTATGTTACACACAtttacccctgttggtaaacgcaagttagtcgttggacattattgaagttccacagtgatagcgcgcttaagtctctctcttggttaacacaattcccctgttggcacacattaaagttccacggttggtacgcacttagtacccctgttggtatacaccattccccaTTTGGAACACATTTAAGTGCCACAGTTGTaacgcactaagttcccctgttggtatacaccattcccctgttggtacacattgaagttccacagttggtacgcacttagtacccctgttggtatacaccgttccccagttggcacacatcgcagttcctcatttggtacgcacataattccccggtgtgcatgtaaaattttctttgatttattaccctatttatcataatttttatgtcaaaatcgtattttaggttcgaaacttgtctgttctttatcactttcagctttctagaatatgtggaaatggtgatccccggttggtaggtttagaacacatttccccggttggaaggtttgACAAgtatgcgtgcgtgcgtgcgtgcgtgcgtgcgtgcgtgcgtgcgtgcgtgcgtgctagcgtgcgtgcgtgcgtgcgtgcgtgcgtgcgagtgcgtgcgtgcgtgcgtgcgtgcgtgcgtgcgtgcgtgcgtgcgtgcgtg carries:
- the LOC127869673 gene encoding uncharacterized protein LOC127869673 — its product is MINDAENGVAKQTCVMKIVEVNQTPHLCTFADRDIAIGEELRYDYGVPTLPWIKEMHGTKKGNTMTTRSTDSQEPGQTTSVHTEEVDETSTETKEHSDTAQEYNSQDAAENMLNSESADIDDSDNDKDYIPEEGDASSDESIVVELIPNIQRFQKKTASTLPPVESLQSRERDESSAEAHKTNITIAQTNNNNVTINA
- the LOC127869674 gene encoding uncharacterized protein LOC127869674, whose translation is MYPDAFKFITQSCKNVAGWCTSLALKIGTTVQKCLKILISKRIKTNNRDLQTRAEELSKLFEINWTDDVSSNALRTLHEAKQNSQKGLLPLTNDVKVMSEYLRHVAERHANTLQGSASDCEKRQAWHKLSEICLCQSILFNRRRSGELSKMTVEEYSKNKLTNDDGELDGCLTKLEKDLCRYYFRTEIIAKPGRIAAVLFPRQVKENIDLLIRSRNSLTNCFNSKYLFPTKSASSHIRGTDVLRSIAIDCGAEHPERLRSTKLRKHIATMTQLFNLSDNDLDILAKFLGHDIRVHREFYRLLDGTMQVAKVKKLLMMMESGQITRNSVNSLDDM